The region TATACAATGGCTTATGTTTATACTATTTACATTCACACTTGTGCATGGCGTGATATATGATGATGTGAATATATACACAGAAGTTATTAATGTACCCTGGGGATCAAGAAATTTGGAAGGGATCTCTTTCTTTTTTATCTGGACATGTACACATCAAATCCAGACTCAGTACACACTACAGAAAGGGTATTATTTGGTGcaaccagtggcgtactaagggggggggggagggggcggtccgccccaggtgcacgccactggggggggtgccgcggcgctcgcctgtcagctgagtccgagttcgctaactttgctcgttcgttcgctgcagctccctctgccccggaacaggttacttcctgttccggggcagagggagctgcaacgaACCAAGTTAGAGAACTCTGACTCAGCCGACAGGCgcatgctgcggcacccccccccccccccagcggcgtgcacccggggggggggtgtcatttcgccggggaggtgtcatttctTAGGGGGAGGGCGCATCGAcaatctgccccaggtgtcatgcaggctaggaacgccactgggtgcaACTATCAGAGAGAGAAACTTCCCTGGTGCCTAAAAACTGACACCTTCTGATGACTTCCAAATAGATGTGGTGGTCAGGCCTGGAAGGAGCCTCTTTTGAAGGAATGGGCCAGAAGAGCAGCCTCTGCCGTGGCAGAGTCAGAAGCCCCACTACTAGAGAATTATGAGTTTTGAATTGTCACCTCTACTGCAGGTCCAGGACCACAAAAGTCACTGCTTCTGTAGCGGGCCTGGAATCAAGAGAGCTGATTCAGCTGGTTTGGAAGGAGTTGCTGTCAACAATGCAGAGAGATtagagaggaaagaaaaaaactaaaatgacaaaagaaatgaaaaaggactaacatgaaaaaaaaataccctcatttatgccaacacagcccattcaaagtgaacgggctgtgtcagcattagtgtgCGGCTTAGTAATCAGGGGTGGGTATATAAATCAAgctagaaaaataataaaatacaattaaaaagtccaaaaaaatgCAGTTCCaaggaaaaatacatttttaccgTTTCCTAAAAAAATCTAGCTGTCATCAGCTTTCAAAATGTTTTCCCACCCCTCCCAACTATTTTCCGGAAGGCTCAGATTAAGTTGTACATGTAAATCCTCAGGGCTGGAAATTTCCACCTAAAAATCTGGCACACAACTTCTTTGCAGGCATGCTGATATAAGGAAGAGAAATAAAATTTcctaaaaagacccccccccccccaaaaaaaaaaaaaaaattggcaaaaATTATAGACCAGCAAGCAAGAAACcaaacatatccccccccccccaaaggaagagagcctgaaaaatgcataaaacaaACTCCATATATCCCTCCCAAAAAAGCGTGAAAGAGGTGATGAGCATAATTTTCTGTCCCCGCCCCTAAGATATTGGCTTAGGTCTAAGTTTTGTAAACTTTTCCATCCCTGCTCCTCCTCATTACGCTATCTGAACAGAGAACTTTTCTCAAGTACTTCAGAAGCAGAAACAAACCCAAGTACTTCAGCACGGAACTGAAGTAGCTTCTTGCGAATGCCTTTCATTGCTGAGGTAGTCGGTTTTTTCTGATACCTTATTTCATTTATCAGTTTGCCAGCTAGATAATGAAGCCAAAGTACATTGGAATGCGGACTGTACTCTGACCAGCTGTTTGAGTTCTCTTGCCTCATGGAACGATAGACATCAAACTGATAGTCTCCTTGCCCTTGGAAAAGTGCTTCATCAGCAGCAATGTCACAAAACACTATAAGGCCATCTTTTTCCAGTCGAGACAATGTGTAGTCAATGATACTGGCTTGAACACCATGAGTTGGGATATCAAAACTTAAGCCGTGCAAATGATACTTTAACGTCTTTACATCTGTTCGTTTTACCAAGATATTTCCCCAGTGAAGATCCCGGTGTTCAAAATGCAAGGTCTCTTCTGCCACAGCTAGTGCTACAATCACTTGCTGGAGAATGCTCTTTGCAGAAGCCACAGAAGACAACTTTACTCTCAGACTCTCCAGGTCGTTTCCGCCAAAGTCAAACTCTAGAATGATGAACAACTGATCGCTTTCAAAGAGAGCTGGCCTGTCATTTTCAGAACCTCTGGTTTTGTCATAGGTGTCCCAGGCTTGGAGAAGATGCGGTGGATAGGAACCTTTGACGCAGTGCACGGAGTGCAGTTTTATGAATCCATCTGTGCTGTTTTCACATCCCTCACATAGCAGGCTTAACTCCCGGGAAATGATGATTTCAGGTAGAATTTCGCCAAAGCTCTTCTGGGCTTCTCCATTCACCATGTGTCTGCCCTCAATAGGAACGATCTTGAGGGCCACAAAACTTCCATTGTTAATAGTTTTAAACACCTCCCCAAAGACACCTTCACCTATCTTCTCACATGAGCGCATTTTGTCTGGTGGAATGCACTCTGAAAATGAGATCGCTTTATCTTGCTGGCACTCTTCAAAAACTTTTTCTGCATCAGTGAGAAAAGACTCACAAAGCGACAAATCATTTTCTGGTGTCAAGAGACTCATGGAATGTCCTGGCACGGGATGACATttgttcaactgctttccaaagGGAGTTTTGATAGTCGAGAGATGTAAAGGTGCTGAAGCCCCAAGGTAGCTTCTTTCAACACTTGTGTCGTCCAAATCTTGCCCTGGTGCTTGAATTTTCACTTTCTTCTTCTTGTGTAAAGACAGGGCACCTCGAATTTGAGTCCAAAATTGTAGACATGCAGAATCCTGGGAAAGATTCTGGAAGGAAGAAGAATTCAATGATGAGGAATTCAGAAGACATACTGACTCACACCTGGATCCCCGAGTATCATTGTTCTCTGTGCTATTATCCAGAATTATTCTCTTTTCATTACGCTTGCCAAGTCTGAGTCCATGGTCTTGGAAAGAACAGTTCTGCTCCTTCGCTCTAACAGCCTTTGCTGCATTCTTTGGATGGGCTCTTGTCCGCTTTCCCCACCTCTTGGAACTGAAGCCACTGATGCACACCTTTCTCCCAGTACCAATGAAATCAGAAGTTAATGTACTTTGACTTCCTTTGATCACAGTTTGTGAGCCTTTATGACCATCAGTTAGCAAAGGGGGAGTCCTAGAATTCACCCTCCTCTTTTGAGGCATATTTGCTCTGTGGGAGCTTCTTTCTGTATTGCACATGTCCAACTTCCTACAGACAGTAGAATTGCTATTTTGATTGTTTGCAGAATGAAGGCAATCAGCTTGGTTCCTAGGCAATTCTTTTTTTGTAGAGGAAAGGGATCCTGATGCATTTGTGCAGAGATGATTTGTCCCCGACAATGTTCTGGAAACCTCGGGGTTTActtttgcatttttcttttcatCCTTTGAACGTAACAACCTTGTTATCACTTGCCCAGAAGGCTGACCTCCACCGGGGCTCAGCACACTATGCAGCCGCACCACAGGTTGGAGATATATTTTCTGACCGTCTATATACAGCACCTTTGAGTCTTTTTGCATAAAGTCTGCAGGATGTCGAAATGGTGATATTCCTTTTATGTCACTCTCACTTAGGTCCAGCGTGTGGGAGAACAGCTCAGCACTCCCGCAGAGGCGCTGGCTGACAGTACTGTTGGTTacttttgcatttttattttcactcttTGCAGGTGACAACCTTGTCATCACTTGCCCAGAAGGCTGACCTCCaccggggctcagcacacacctATGCAGCTGCACCACAGGTTGGAGATATATTTTCTGACCGTCTATATACAGCACCTTTGAGTCTTTTTGCATAAAGTCTCCAGGATGTCGAAATGGTGATATTCCTTTTATGTCACTCTCACTTAGGTCCAGCGTGCGGGAGAACAGCTCAGCACTCCCGCAGAGGCGCTGGCTGACAGTACTGTTGGTAAGCGATATCACAGCCTGGGGGTTTACTtctgcatttttattttcactcttTGCAGGTGACAACCTTGTCATCACTTGCCCAGAAGGCTGACCTGGacaggggctcagcacacacctATGCAGACGCAGCACAGGTTGGAGATTTATTTCCTGATCGTCTATATGCAGCACTTTCTGCACAAAGTCTGGAGGATGTGGGAATAGTGAAACCACTCCCTCACTCTCATTTAGGTCCAGTGTGTGGGAGAACAGCTCAGCGCTGCCGTTGGTAAAGGGTATGGCAGCCTTTGACTTGGGAAAGCTGCAGCTGGGCGGTGGTAAGTGCTCTGCCTTGTTTTGAGAGGAAGCAGGGGTGGCAGGGTTCACCTTCCAGGATTCACAGAGGGGCTCCATACAAACGCTGCGCAGGATACTTTCCTCCAGCTCCCGGATGATGCTTTTGCCAGAGCCTCCCACCGGTGTGCTCGACAGAAGAGGCAGGTTTTGGAGCAGGGCATCTGGCTGCCGGGGAGAGTAACAGATGGCACAAGCGGCCCCCAGGGGCGTCTTTCTTTTCATGGGCACCAAACGCACTTGCCGAGGCGACCGGGTTTCCAGGTCCCGGCGGGGCGGCGGCCTCCTGCGATCGGTGATGAACTTGCCCAGCTCCGCGGGAGCCGCGAAGGCGACGTCGCCGGGCCCCTCATTCTCCTTGTCCTCTTGCCTCGGCGCCCGTCTGCTCGCTGGGTTCCTCTTCCTGGgctgcttcttcttcttcttgttgCCCGGTTGGAAGTCGGGGTCGAGCGAGGCCTCGGAGGACGAGCTGAAGAGGTGCCGTTGCCGCGGCCGGAGCTCCTTCCTCCTACCCAGGAGCCAGTGGGGGTCGTCGACCTTTCGGCAGGAGGGTAACGGAGCGGCGGCCTTGCTCCTGGCTTTCGCTTGGAAGTCGGGGTCGAGCGAGGCctcggaggaggaggagagggacgAGCTGGCGGAGAAGAGGTGCTGCTGGTAGCGGGGGGACCCGAGCCAGGGCTGCGTCTTCTGGAGCCGCCGGTAAGGCTGTCGCCTGCCGTACGTGCGGATGAAACCGCCGCGCAAAGAGCGCCGGCCGTccatggatggagagagagagggcgctTCCTTCCGGTTCCCGCGcgcccgctgctgctgctccactTGCGCAGGAGCGGAAGTGGCGTCACCGGAAGTGAGGCgggatgcagagagagagagagaggggcagaggcAGGCTGAAGGAGGTCAGGTTTGTTTAAGGATAGAAGACGGCGAGTAGGTTAAGATTATAGtcgtttaaaatatatatatatatatatatatatatatatatatatatatatatatatatatatatattcctgtgAGGTGACCTGGTTCAGGGAGGAATTTTGGACAAATATAGtgcaggaggagtagcctaaatgAGTTAGTGCAGCGGGGCTTTGATcctcctggcaacctgggttcaattccccactgcagctcctcgtgaccttgggcaagtcacttaaccctccattgccccaggtacaaaagcttagattgtgagccctctagggacagagaaagtactgcaTTTAATGTGTACagggtatgtctagtagtgctatagaaatgtttagtagtaaatgtcctttagattgtaagctctgagcagggactgtccttctatgttaaattctacagcgctgtgtaaccctagtagcgctttagaaatgttaagtagtagtagtagagcttgGATTGAGTGATCCAGGACCGCAGTTCAGGCCGCCTGGGTTACAGCACCATTTCGGCCGCAGTAGTGTCCaaacagttctggttgccatattttCTTGGCAGGATAAAACAAAAAATGCAGATGATGGAAGTGTGTCCAGTTTTTATTCACCACAACAATAAAAGCATGTGTTTgaaagcccaacatgggccatgtttcgtccTAACAAGGGCTGCGTCACAGGCTTTATACTCAGAGTCTTTGGCTTGTAGGCAGCAATGAGCGAGAGATTGCTTCCACCAACCACAGCCCTGTTAggacgaaacatggccatgtcaggctttTAGACAAGTATTTTTATGTGGTTAATAAAAACTGGACTTCTTATATGCTCTTCCATTATCTGCTTCCATTTTTTGCGATCCAGTCTGGATTTGACAGATCACTTGCCCGCTTGTTTGTTGTTATAGATATTAAAATGATTGGTGGTGGCAGTGCTTGCCTGGAAATTGCGTTTGTGGTTAGAAGTTGAGGGGGAAGGCAGCAGTGGCCTGATGGCTCAGCGGCAGGGACAGG is a window of Microcaecilia unicolor chromosome 2, aMicUni1.1, whole genome shotgun sequence DNA encoding:
- the HASPIN gene encoding serine/threonine-protein kinase haspin isoform X3, which translates into the protein MDGRRSLRGGFIRTYGRRQPYRRLQKTQPWLGSPRYQQHLFSASSSLSSSSEASLDPDFQAKARSKAAAPLPSCRKVDDPHWLLGRRKELRPRQRHLFSSSSEASLDPDFQPGNKKKKKQPRKRNPASRRAPRQEDKENEGPGDVAFAAPAELGKFITDRRRPPPRRDLETRSPRQVRLVPMKRKTPLGAACAICYSPRQPDALLQNLPLLSSTPVGGSGKSIIRELEESILRSVCMEPLCESWKVNPATPASSQNKAEHLPPPSCSFPKSKAAIPFTNGSAELFSHTLDLNESEGVVSLFPHPPDFVQKVLHIDDQEINLQPVLRLHRCVLSPCPGQPSGQVITRLLRSKDEKKNAKVNPEVSRTLSGTNHLCTNASGSLSSTKKELPRNQADCLHSANNQNSNSTVCRKLDMCNTERSSHRANMPQKRRVNSRTPPLLTDGHKGSQTVIKGSQSTLTSDFIGTGRKVCISGFSSKRWGKRTRAHPKNAAKAVRAKEQNCSFQDHGLRLGKRNEKRIILDNSTENNDTRGSRCESVCLLNSSSLNSSSFQNLSQDSACLQFWTQIRGALSLHKKKKVKIQAPGQDLDDTSVERSYLGASAPLHLSTIKTPFGKQLNKCHPVPGHSMSLLTPENDLSLCESFLTDAEKVFEECQQDKAISFSECIPPDKMRSCEKIGEGVFGEVFKTINNGSFVALKIVPIEGRHMVNGEAQKSFGEILPEIIISRELSLLCEGCENSTDGFIKLHSVHCVKGSYPPHLLQAWDTYDKTRGSENDRPALFESDQLFIILEFDFGGNDLESLRVKLSSVASAKSILQQVIVALAVAEETLHFEHRDLHWGNILVKRTDVKTLKYHLHGLSFDIPTHGVQASIIDYTLSRLEKDGLIVFCDIAADEALFQGQGDYQFDVYRSMRQENSNSWSEYSPHSNVLWLHYLAGKLINEIRYQKKPTTSAMKGIRKKLLQFRAEVLGFVSASEVLEKSSLFR
- the HASPIN gene encoding serine/threonine-protein kinase haspin isoform X2 is translated as MDGRRSLRGGFIRTYGRRQPYRRLQKTQPWLGSPRYQQHLFSASSSLSSSSEASLDPDFQAKARSKAAAPLPSCRKVDDPHWLLGRRKELRPRQRHLFSSSSEASLDPDFQPGNKKKKKQPRKRNPASRRAPRQEDKENEGPGDVAFAAPAELGKFITDRRRPPPRRDLETRSPRQVRLVPMKRKTPLGAACAICYSPRQPDALLQNLPLLSSTPVGGSGKSIIRELEESILRSVCMEPLCESWKVNPATPASSQNKAEHLPPPSCSFPKSKAAIPFTNGTVSQRLCGSAELFSRTLDLSESDIKGISPFRHPGDFMQKDSKVLYIDGQKIYLQPVVQLHRCVLSPGGGQPSGQVMTRLSPAKSENKNAKVTNSTVSQRLCGSAELFSHTLDLSESDIKGISPFRHPADFMQKDSKVLYIDGQKIYLQPVVRLHSVLSPGGGQPSGQVITRLLRSKDEKKNAKVNPEVSRTLSGTNHLCTNASGSLSSTKKELPRNQADCLHSANNQNSNSTVCRKLDMCNTERSSHRANMPQKRRVNSRTPPLLTDGHKGSQTVIKGSQSTLTSDFIGTGRKVCISGFSSKRWGKRTRAHPKNAAKAVRAKEQNCSFQDHGLRLGKRNEKRIILDNSTENNDTRGSRCESVCLLNSSSLNSSSFQNLSQDSACLQFWTQIRGALSLHKKKKVKIQAPGQDLDDTSVERSYLGASAPLHLSTIKTPFGKQLNKCHPVPGHSMSLLTPENDLSLCESFLTDAEKVFEECQQDKAISFSECIPPDKMRSCEKIGEGVFGEVFKTINNGSFVALKIVPIEGRHMVNGEAQKSFGEILPEIIISRELSLLCEGCENSTDGFIKLHSVHCVKGSYPPHLLQAWDTYDKTRGSENDRPALFESDQLFIILEFDFGGNDLESLRVKLSSVASAKSILQQVIVALAVAEETLHFEHRDLHWGNILVKRTDVKTLKYHLHGLSFDIPTHGVQASIIDYTLSRLEKDGLIVFCDIAADEALFQGQGDYQFDVYRSMRQENSNSWSEYSPHSNVLWLHYLAGKLINEIRYQKKPTTSAMKGIRKKLLQFRAEVLGFVSASEVLEKSSLFR
- the HASPIN gene encoding serine/threonine-protein kinase haspin isoform X1; translated protein: MDGRRSLRGGFIRTYGRRQPYRRLQKTQPWLGSPRYQQHLFSASSSLSSSSEASLDPDFQAKARSKAAAPLPSCRKVDDPHWLLGRRKELRPRQRHLFSSSSEASLDPDFQPGNKKKKKQPRKRNPASRRAPRQEDKENEGPGDVAFAAPAELGKFITDRRRPPPRRDLETRSPRQVRLVPMKRKTPLGAACAICYSPRQPDALLQNLPLLSSTPVGGSGKSIIRELEESILRSVCMEPLCESWKVNPATPASSQNKAEHLPPPSCSFPKSKAAIPFTNGSAELFSHTLDLNESEGVVSLFPHPPDFVQKVLHIDDQEINLQPVLRLHRCVLSPCPGQPSGQVMTRLSPAKSENKNAEVNPQAVISLTNSTVSQRLCGSAELFSRTLDLSESDIKGISPFRHPGDFMQKDSKVLYIDGQKIYLQPVVQLHRCVLSPGGGQPSGQVMTRLSPAKSENKNAKVTNSTVSQRLCGSAELFSHTLDLSESDIKGISPFRHPADFMQKDSKVLYIDGQKIYLQPVVRLHSVLSPGGGQPSGQVITRLLRSKDEKKNAKVNPEVSRTLSGTNHLCTNASGSLSSTKKELPRNQADCLHSANNQNSNSTVCRKLDMCNTERSSHRANMPQKRRVNSRTPPLLTDGHKGSQTVIKGSQSTLTSDFIGTGRKVCISGFSSKRWGKRTRAHPKNAAKAVRAKEQNCSFQDHGLRLGKRNEKRIILDNSTENNDTRGSRCESVCLLNSSSLNSSSFQNLSQDSACLQFWTQIRGALSLHKKKKVKIQAPGQDLDDTSVERSYLGASAPLHLSTIKTPFGKQLNKCHPVPGHSMSLLTPENDLSLCESFLTDAEKVFEECQQDKAISFSECIPPDKMRSCEKIGEGVFGEVFKTINNGSFVALKIVPIEGRHMVNGEAQKSFGEILPEIIISRELSLLCEGCENSTDGFIKLHSVHCVKGSYPPHLLQAWDTYDKTRGSENDRPALFESDQLFIILEFDFGGNDLESLRVKLSSVASAKSILQQVIVALAVAEETLHFEHRDLHWGNILVKRTDVKTLKYHLHGLSFDIPTHGVQASIIDYTLSRLEKDGLIVFCDIAADEALFQGQGDYQFDVYRSMRQENSNSWSEYSPHSNVLWLHYLAGKLINEIRYQKKPTTSAMKGIRKKLLQFRAEVLGFVSASEVLEKSSLFR